The Arachis ipaensis cultivar K30076 chromosome B05, Araip1.1, whole genome shotgun sequence nucleotide sequence aatataaaattcaatcatttcaaattttatacatattaataacataaaaaataaaaaactaatgctctaaattactaaattaactaactagtttagtaGTTGTTCACTTATTATAATTCATTACATAGGAGAGGTTGTAGGTTCAACTTTCAATTCCTTCACTATAtacttattttttaataaaatatgtgttatatatgaagTGCGAATAGAGTAAGGTAGGATATACCCTAAACCCGTATCCTATCTTACCTACAACGAGTCGAATAGCATACCCTACCCAAATGAATTGGACCAAATTGAATACTCGCGAGTAGAGTATGAATTGCAAGCCCTACTTACTTACATCAGACATATTTAAGTTATTAGGCCACACTCGTGTGGCTCAAGGGTTAGATTTAAGTTGATAATTGGTTACACACTTCCACTAGTTAATGGGACATACATTTATGATACATGGCATCTGTGtatttctgatttttcttttaaaaaaatagttttacAAATTAATgttttttataaaatcaaaataatctaAAAtctgattttaataaaaaaaaactatttattatcacaattttgtaaaaaaagaaataattacattttgatttttttttttttcaaaaatttatccaAATAGAGAGTACATTTATCATCGATTCATCTCATTATTATCTCGGTATAGATTTTCGGAAGATAAAAGAATGATTATGTACTTTTATCTGCCACCTTGATTGAAGTTAGTGCCAGTATGACTAAAGTCAAATCCCAAATAGTACTACATGCAAGATAAGAAAACAACTCAAGCTTCCGATCCAATGCGGAAGTAAAACCTTTCCTACCATGCACCCTCACTAATCAAATCAAGAACTGAACCAATAGTAAATAGTCCACCCTACTATAAGTCTACAATTACCAAGTGATTGACCCACATGGCAACAAACAATTGGTTTTAATAAAAGTAATATGCTAAGCTTTCCTCAGCATAACAAAATGCAATGACGTGGCACGGCCCACACTAAAGGAAGCCACACACAAACACAATCCCTTAACTCCTAGTTTTTCTttttccctctcttctcttttctctccACCCAAACacccttttccttttcctttctaTCTTTCTTTAATCTCTCTTCTTTTGATCTCTTTTTTTGAACTTTTCTTCTTTCCACCTCTCTATAACTCcatttcccttccttcttttcctTGCTTCTTTTATCTCATTTGAAAATCCGCGAAGCGCAGGGAACTGAAAATCGCAACAAAATAGAAAGAACGCAGCATCACCGCGATGAATAAATCGCTCTCTAAAAACTCCGAGTCGTCGAATAAGTTCGAGTCGCCGGTCCCGTTCCACACTTCACCGCGGTGGGATGCCGCCAACACGCAGGGATCGCCGATATACTGGTCGTCGGAGGAATCGCCGGCGAAGCCCTTCGACAATTCCAAGGCTATCGTCGCCGTCGACAAGTTCACACAGTACACTCCCGAAAAATCCACGAGGCGCCAGAATCCGCCGCATCATTCGCCGGCCGTTCCCGCGCCACCACCGCCTCCTGTTATGCCGCCGCAGAGGGAGTCGAAGGGGGAGTGGAGAAGGGAGGAGGCGTTGAGGAAGGCGGCGCTAGGGTTCCGGGTGAGCGAGGTTGTCGTGTGCCTGATCTCGTTTTCGGTTATGGCTTCCGATAGGACTCAGGGTTGGAGTGGCGATTCCTTTGATCGCTATAAGGAATATAGGTACTCCCAACTttcttattataattatttattattataacaATTGTTAATTCTCTTTTCAATAATGATTAGAGCATAAGAGTTATATAGGCAAGAACTTAATGATCCAGATTAGTTCAGTTAAGTTCAGTGGATTTTCAGTACTGATAATAGTTAGTCCAATTCATGTTGCTTTGACCAGATTCAAATTTTATTTAATGATATTGGTATGGATTATTGGAAGAAATATGTTCGGCTATCATGATATCATTTCTCCTAAATGTTTAAGCGGACAGGAGGATGCACataaatggttatatctctaatagaCAAATACTAGATAATATTAATTCCCCGGTTAAATTATTCATACAAGCTTTGTTATCC carries:
- the LOC107643952 gene encoding CASP-like protein 4A3, whose product is MNKSLSKNSESSNKFESPVPFHTSPRWDAANTQGSPIYWSSEESPAKPFDNSKAIVAVDKFTQYTPEKSTRRQNPPHHSPAVPAPPPPPVMPPQRESKGEWRREEALRKAALGFRVSEVVVCLISFSVMASDRTQGWSGDSFDRYKEYRYCLSVNIIAFAYAGLQAFDLVYQLVTGKHMINHHLRSHFDFFVDQVLAYLLISASSCAATRVDDWQSNWGKDEFTEMASASISMAFLGFVAFAISSLISGYILCTRSSM